A genomic stretch from Xiphophorus maculatus strain JP 163 A chromosome 16, X_maculatus-5.0-male, whole genome shotgun sequence includes:
- the LOC102232612 gene encoding phospholipid phosphatase 3-like — MQKLNSSGTHCSTLPRDAELQLRLADSGGSGEGRENGAGIHFLTQPEDQGSFCTKRKMLVGLDVICLCVASIPFFACELKAVTPYERGFFCGDDSITYPYLEREAIPDTLLIAGGIAITGLTIALGECYRVRFRGVLSRAFVRNRYVSCLYKELGSFLFGCCVGQSLTNMAKLSVGRLRPYFLSVCNITYESINCTPGSYVNQVKCNPRDNKLVIEARKSFFSGHASFAMYTMLYLAFYLQARLSWRGARLLRPLVQFLLVMLAIYTGLSRISDYRHHPTDVLTGFIQGGLTAYWVAFHISSMFKPCTRSDMSPTSVCLESPLSSQQTVC; from the exons ATGCAGAAGTTAAACTCAAGCGGGACTCACTGCAGCACGCTGCCCCGGGACGCAGAGCTGCAGCTGCGGTTGGCTGACAGCGGAGGCTCCGGGGAAGGGAGGGAGAACGGTGCAGGGATACATTTCCTCACCCAGCCCGAAGACCAGGGCTCGTTCTGTACCAAGCGGAAGATGCTTGTCGGCTTGGATGTTatatgtctctgtgttg CTTCAATCCCATTTTTTGCATGTGAATTGAAGGCAGTGACTCCGTATGAACGAGGCTTTTTCTGCGGAGACGACAGCATCACCTATCCATACTTGGAGAGGGAGGCCATCCCTGACACCCTGCTCATCGCAGGTGGCATCGCCATCACTGGCTTAACA ATTGCCCTGGGCGAGTGCTACCGTGTGCGTTTTCGAGGCGTGCTCTCACGAGCTTTTGTTAGAAACCGCTACGTGTCGTGCCTGTACAAGGAACTGGGAAGCTTCCTGTTTGGTTGTTGTGTGGGCCAGTCTCTCACAAACATGGCCAAGCTCAGTGTGGGGCGCCTGCGGCCATACTTCCTCTCTGTGTGTAACATCACATATGAATCCATTAACTGCACTCCTGGCAGCTACGTCAATCAGGTCAAATGCAATCCACGCGATAACAAGTTGGTGATAGAGGCAAG GAAATCCTTTTTTTCCGGGCATGCTTCCTTTGCCATGTACACCATGCTCTATCTGGCA ttctACCTGCAGGCTAGGCTGTCATGGCGAGGAGCTCGATTATTGCGTCCACTGGTGCAGTTCCTCTTAGTGATGCTGGCCATCTACACAGGCCTGAGCCGAATCTCTGACTACCGCCACCACCCCACTGATGTCCTCACCGGCTTCATACAAGGGGGGCTCACTGCATACTGGGTG GCTTTTCACATCTCGTCCATGTTCAAGCCCTGCACCCGTTCAGACATGTCTCCAACAAGCGTGTGCTTAGAGAGTCCACTGTCCAGCCAGCAAACGGTTTGCTAG